The following are encoded in a window of Sebastes umbrosus isolate fSebUmb1 chromosome 7, fSebUmb1.pri, whole genome shotgun sequence genomic DNA:
- the gpr4 gene encoding G-protein coupled receptor 4 produces MCNISFCDVDSKVDQFFQPTLYIIVIVLGLPTNCMALWAAYMQVRQRNELGIYLINLSVADLLYITTLPLWIDYFLQHDDWIHGQESCKLFGFIFYTNIYVSIAFLCCISLDRYLAVAYPLRFAKVRRIKTAVLVSAMVWIIEIVANSAPLFHDELFQDRFNHTFCFEKYPMQDWVAGMNLYRTFLGFLAPWTAMLVAYRGILAAVRCNVSTERQEKAKIQRLALSLILIVLLCFGPYHILLLVRSVMFLRKPCDCGSEESLFAAYHVSLALTSLNCVADPILYCFVNEGARHDVGRALSALLSAACNKGSSSSPSHGDMLNAGSVTVETPLATKKQPCVYADGAKTSSYKTELVALKEECLQMTILSVRK; encoded by the exons ATGTGCAACATCTCGTTCTGTGATGTGGACAGTAAGGTGGACCAGTTCTTCCAGCCCACGCTCTACATCATCGTCATCGTTCTGGGGCTGCCCACCAACTGCATGGCCCTGTGGGCTGCCTACATGCAG GTACGGCAACGCAATGAGCTGGGCATCTACCTGATCAACCTGTCAGTGGCCGACCTCCTCTACATCACCACTCTTCCTCTGTGGATCGACTACTTCCTACAGCACGATGACTGGATCCACGGTCAGGAGAGCTGCAAGCTGTTCGGCTTCATCTTCTACACCAACATCTACGTCAGCATCGCCTTCCTCTGCTGTATATCGCTGGACAGGTACCTGGCCGTGGCCTATCCTCTGCGCTTCGCCAAGGTTCGACGAATCAAAACAG CGGTCCTGGTCAGCGCCATGGTTTGGATTATTGAGATCGTGGCCAactctgctcctctcttccACGACGAGCTCTTCCAGGATCGCTTCAACCACACCTTCTGCTTTGAGAAGTATCCCATGCAGGACTGGGTGGCAGGCATGAACCTCTATAGGACATTTCTGGGCTTCCTCGCTCCATGGACAGCCATGCTCGTGGCCTACCGGGGGATCCTGGCAGCGGTGCGCTGCAACGTCTCTACAGAGCGTCAGGAAAAGGCCAAAATTCAGCGCCTGGCGTTGAGTCTGATCCTGATCGTTTTGCTCTGCTTTGGACCGTACCACATCCTCCTCCTGGTGCGGAGCGTCATGTTTCTAAGGAAGCCATGTGACTGCGGCTCAGAGGAGAGCTTGTTTGCAGCGTACCATGTATCGTTGGCGCTGACCAGCCTCAACTGCGTCGCCGACCCCATTTTGTACTGTTTCGTCAACGAGGGGGCAAGGCACGACGTTGGCCGAGCTCTCTCGGCTCTACTCTCTGCAGCTTGCAACAAgggctcctcttcctcaccatcGCATGGCGACATGCTCAACGCTGGTTCAGTGACTGTGGAAACGCCGCTGGCAACAAAGAAGCAGCCTTGTGTGTACGCTGATGGAGCCAAGACAAGCAGCTACAAGACAGAACTAGTGGCTCTGAAGGAGGAGTGTCTACAGATGACCATCCTCAGTGTCAGGAAGTGA